One Streptomyces sp. NBC_01217 genomic region harbors:
- a CDS encoding LysR family transcriptional regulator, whose amino-acid sequence MIDARRLRILRAVADHRTVTAAAAALYLTPSAVSQQLAALEQETGHRLVDRGARGVRLTAAGEILLTHANAVLAQLERAEAELAAYSAGDAGTVTVAAFATGIGLVLAPAIAELTLTAPGIRVRVQDAEGDASVPMVLDRQVDVAVAVEYRGAPDEDDRRLTRVPLYSEPFDAVLPVGHRLADQEQVAIADLEKDPWIGPYPGNPCHDVVVLACEFAGFQPRLEHSSDDFRAVVALAGAGAGVALVPRSALRGMELAGVVVRPVEGSAPTRRVFAAVRHGAEGHPLIAPVLDALAAAAVREAALPLPASPETSTPPRRLT is encoded by the coding sequence ATGATCGATGCACGGCGGCTGCGCATTCTCCGTGCGGTGGCGGACCACCGTACGGTGACCGCCGCGGCCGCCGCGCTGTATCTCACGCCCTCCGCGGTGTCCCAGCAGCTTGCCGCGCTTGAGCAGGAGACCGGGCACCGGCTGGTGGACCGCGGCGCGCGCGGCGTCCGGCTCACAGCCGCAGGGGAGATCCTGCTGACCCATGCCAACGCGGTGCTGGCCCAGCTGGAACGGGCGGAGGCGGAGCTTGCCGCCTACAGCGCGGGGGACGCCGGTACGGTCACGGTCGCCGCGTTCGCCACCGGCATCGGCCTGGTCCTCGCCCCCGCGATCGCCGAACTGACGCTCACCGCGCCCGGCATCCGGGTCCGGGTCCAGGACGCGGAGGGCGATGCGAGTGTGCCGATGGTGCTGGACCGGCAGGTCGATGTCGCGGTCGCCGTCGAGTACCGGGGCGCACCGGACGAGGACGACCGGCGGCTGACCCGGGTACCGCTGTACTCGGAACCGTTCGACGCCGTACTGCCGGTCGGGCACCGGCTCGCCGACCAGGAACAGGTGGCGATCGCCGACCTGGAGAAGGACCCGTGGATCGGCCCTTACCCCGGCAACCCGTGCCATGACGTGGTGGTCCTGGCCTGCGAGTTCGCCGGTTTCCAGCCGAGGCTGGAGCATTCCTCGGACGATTTCCGTGCGGTGGTCGCCCTGGCCGGTGCGGGTGCCGGGGTGGCGCTGGTGCCGCGGTCGGCGCTGCGGGGGATGGAGCTTGCGGGGGTGGTGGTGCGTCCGGTGGAGGGCAGCGCCCCGACCCGCCGTGTCTTCGCCGCGGTGCGGCACGGCGCGGAGGGGCACCCGCTGATCGCACCGGTGCTCGACGCACTGGCCGCGGCGGCGGTACGGGAAGCGGCACTGCCGCTGCCTGCTTCACCGGAGACATCGACCCCACCGCGACGTCTCACCTGA
- a CDS encoding M24 family metallopeptidase, with the protein MSSPSQPVPFTAEDYRARMARAAGAAAEAGLAGVLVAPGPDLVYLTGYRPVNTERLTVLVLAAGQDPVLVVPTLEAPDAEKSVGAPALTLRDWTDGKDPYAVTAPLLDGRGRFGVSDNAWAMHLLGLQQTLPDTTYVSLTEALPMLRAVKDAAELERIAAAGAAADATYGEILKVRFAGRKETDIAADLAGLLKEFGHSQVDFTVVGSGPNGANPHHEAGERTIERGDMVVLDFGGLKHGYGSDTSRTVHVGEPTAEEQRVHDIVREAQEAGCNAVRPGVACQEIDRAARAVITEFGYGERFIHRTGHGIGVTTHEPPYMIEGEERLLVPGMCFSVEPGVYLPGRFGVRIEDIVTVTEDGGRRLNSTPREMAIVE; encoded by the coding sequence ATGTCCAGCCCCAGCCAGCCCGTACCGTTCACCGCCGAGGACTACCGGGCCCGGATGGCGCGTGCCGCCGGGGCCGCCGCCGAGGCCGGGCTCGCGGGAGTGCTCGTCGCCCCCGGACCCGATCTGGTGTACCTCACCGGCTACCGGCCCGTGAACACCGAACGCCTCACCGTCCTGGTCCTCGCGGCCGGCCAGGACCCGGTCCTCGTCGTCCCGACCCTGGAGGCCCCGGACGCCGAGAAGTCCGTCGGCGCACCGGCCCTCACCCTGCGGGACTGGACCGACGGCAAGGACCCGTACGCCGTCACCGCCCCGCTGCTCGACGGCCGGGGCCGGTTCGGGGTAAGCGACAACGCCTGGGCGATGCATCTGCTCGGACTGCAGCAGACGCTCCCGGACACCACGTACGTCTCCCTCACCGAGGCCCTGCCGATGCTGCGCGCGGTGAAGGACGCCGCTGAGCTGGAGCGGATCGCGGCCGCCGGGGCCGCCGCCGACGCCACGTACGGCGAGATCCTCAAGGTGCGCTTCGCCGGCCGCAAGGAGACCGACATCGCCGCCGATCTGGCCGGTCTGCTCAAGGAGTTCGGGCACTCGCAGGTGGACTTCACCGTCGTCGGCTCGGGGCCGAACGGCGCCAATCCGCACCACGAGGCGGGCGAGCGCACCATCGAGCGGGGCGACATGGTCGTGCTCGACTTCGGCGGCCTCAAGCACGGCTACGGCTCCGACACCTCACGTACGGTCCATGTCGGCGAACCCACCGCCGAGGAGCAGCGGGTCCACGACATCGTGCGCGAGGCCCAGGAAGCGGGCTGCAACGCGGTCAGGCCCGGCGTCGCCTGCCAGGAGATCGACCGGGCCGCCCGCGCCGTCATCACCGAGTTCGGCTACGGCGAGCGCTTCATCCACCGCACCGGCCACGGCATCGGCGTCACCACTCACGAACCGCCCTACATGATCGAGGGCGAGGAACGGCTGCTGGTGCCCGGGATGTGCTTCTCCGTGGAGCCGGGCGTCTATCTGCCGGGCCGGTTCGGAGTCCGGATCGAGGACATCGTGACCGTGACCGAGGACGGCGGCCGACGCCTCAACAGCACCCCGCGCGAGATGGCGATCGTCGAGTAG
- a CDS encoding transposase: MSKRYTAEFKRDAVELALASGKTVTEVARDLGVSPESLRGWVKQAKADRGQGPEGALTSDEKEELRRLRRENREQQQTIEILKKGLAFFAKDTMK, encoded by the coding sequence ATGAGCAAGCGGTATACCGCCGAGTTCAAGCGCGATGCCGTGGAGCTGGCGCTGGCCTCCGGCAAGACCGTTACCGAGGTCGCCCGGGACCTCGGAGTGAGCCCCGAGAGTCTGCGCGGCTGGGTCAAGCAGGCCAAGGCCGACCGGGGCCAGGGCCCCGAGGGTGCTCTGACCAGCGACGAGAAGGAAGAACTGCGGCGGCTGCGGCGGGAGAACCGGGAACAGCAGCAGACGATCGAGATCTTGAAAAAAGGTCTGGCCTTCTTCGCGAAGGACACGATGAAGTAG
- a CDS encoding aldo/keto reductase, with the protein MKQRFLGRTGLRVSELCLGTMTFTRAGDEAAAHRILNTFTEAGGTFIDTADMYDRGGSEEVLGRWLKGQDRDGLVIATKVWAPMSDSPNDAGLSRKHILSAVEASLRRLGTDYIDLYQTHLWDANTPIEETLATLDTLVGSGKVRYLGASNLAASQLQRSLDLAGHLGRTPYVCLQPLYNLLHREVEWELAPLSVREGLGIIPWSPLDGGWLSGKYRRGMADAPADSRAARNRASGGDDWQRRDNEETWQVVDAVLAVAEEAGRTPAQVALSWLLGRPGVTAPIVGARTIEQLTDNLGAVGWELTADQTARLDAASARPLPYPYDVLERLSDRDR; encoded by the coding sequence ATGAAGCAGCGATTTCTCGGCAGGACAGGGCTGCGCGTCAGCGAACTGTGCCTGGGGACCATGACGTTCACCAGGGCGGGCGACGAAGCGGCCGCCCACCGCATCCTCAACACCTTCACCGAGGCGGGCGGCACCTTCATCGACACGGCGGACATGTACGACCGCGGTGGATCGGAGGAGGTGCTGGGCCGCTGGCTCAAGGGGCAGGACCGCGACGGTCTCGTCATCGCGACCAAGGTGTGGGCACCGATGAGCGACTCCCCCAACGACGCCGGGCTGAGCCGCAAACACATCCTCTCGGCCGTCGAGGCAAGCCTGCGGCGTCTGGGCACGGACTACATCGACCTCTACCAGACCCATCTCTGGGACGCGAACACACCGATCGAGGAGACCTTGGCCACGCTCGACACCCTGGTCGGGTCGGGCAAGGTGCGCTACCTCGGTGCGAGCAACCTCGCCGCCTCGCAGCTCCAGCGGTCCCTCGATCTCGCCGGGCACCTCGGCCGGACACCGTACGTCTGCCTCCAGCCGCTCTACAACCTCCTGCACCGCGAGGTCGAGTGGGAGCTGGCGCCGTTGAGCGTACGGGAGGGTCTCGGGATCATCCCGTGGTCGCCGCTGGACGGCGGCTGGCTGTCCGGCAAGTACCGGCGCGGCATGGCGGACGCGCCCGCCGACTCCCGCGCGGCCCGCAACCGGGCGAGCGGGGGCGACGACTGGCAACGCAGGGACAACGAGGAGACCTGGCAGGTCGTGGACGCCGTCCTGGCCGTGGCCGAGGAAGCCGGCCGCACCCCCGCCCAGGTCGCACTGAGCTGGCTGCTCGGGCGGCCGGGCGTCACCGCCCCCATCGTCGGGGCGCGCACGATCGAGCAGCTCACCGACAATCTCGGCGCCGTGGGCTGGGAGCTGACGGCCGATCAGACAGCGAGGCTGGACGCCGCGAGCGCCCGTCCGCTGCCGTATCCGTACGACGTCCTGGAGCGGCTGAGCGACCGCGACCGGTAG
- a CDS encoding glycine C-acetyltransferase, with amino-acid sequence MFDSVRDDMRTTLDEIKAAGLHKPERVIGTPQSASVAVTAGGRPGEVLNFCANNYLGLADHPEVISAAHEALDRWGYGMASVRFICGTQEVHKELEQRLSTFLGQEDTILYSSCFDANGGVFETILGPEDAVISDALNHASIIDGIRLSKAKRFRYANRDMADLETQLKEASGARRRLVVTDGVFSMDGYVAPLREICDLAERYDAMVMVDDSHAVGFVGPGGRGTPELHDVMDRVDIITGTLGKALGGASGGYVAARAEIVALLRQRSRPYLFSNSLAPVIAAASLKVLDLLEAAGDLREQLNANTALFRTRMTEEGFDILPGDHAIAPVMIGDAAKAGRMAELLLERGVYVIGFSYPVVPQGAARIRVQLSAAHSTADVNRAVDAFVDARAALGE; translated from the coding sequence ATGTTCGACTCCGTACGCGACGACATGCGCACCACCCTCGACGAGATCAAGGCCGCCGGGCTCCACAAGCCCGAGCGCGTGATCGGCACCCCGCAGTCCGCGAGCGTCGCCGTCACCGCGGGCGGCCGCCCCGGTGAGGTGCTCAACTTCTGCGCCAACAACTACCTGGGCCTCGCCGACCACCCCGAGGTGATCTCCGCCGCACACGAGGCGCTGGACCGCTGGGGCTACGGAATGGCCTCGGTCCGCTTCATCTGCGGCACCCAGGAGGTCCACAAGGAGCTGGAGCAGCGGCTCTCCACGTTCCTCGGCCAGGAGGACACGATCCTCTACTCCTCCTGCTTCGACGCCAACGGCGGTGTCTTCGAGACCATCCTCGGCCCGGAGGACGCGGTCATCTCCGACGCCCTCAACCACGCCTCCATCATCGACGGCATCCGCCTCTCCAAGGCCAAGCGCTTCCGCTACGCCAACCGCGACATGGCCGACCTGGAGACGCAGCTCAAGGAGGCCTCCGGGGCCCGGCGCCGGCTCGTCGTCACCGACGGCGTGTTCTCGATGGACGGGTACGTCGCCCCGCTGCGCGAGATCTGCGACCTGGCCGAGCGCTACGACGCCATGGTCATGGTCGACGACTCGCACGCCGTCGGATTCGTCGGCCCCGGCGGCCGCGGCACCCCCGAGCTGCACGACGTCATGGACCGTGTCGACATCATCACCGGCACCCTCGGCAAGGCGCTCGGCGGTGCGTCCGGCGGTTACGTCGCGGCCCGCGCCGAGATCGTAGCCCTGCTGCGCCAGCGCTCGCGCCCGTACCTCTTCTCCAACTCGCTCGCCCCGGTCATCGCGGCGGCCTCGCTCAAGGTCCTGGACCTGCTGGAGGCCGCGGGCGACCTGCGCGAGCAGCTCAACGCCAACACCGCGCTCTTCCGTACCCGGATGACCGAGGAAGGCTTCGACATCCTGCCCGGCGACCACGCCATCGCCCCCGTCATGATCGGGGACGCGGCGAAGGCAGGCCGGATGGCGGAGCTGCTCCTGGAGCGCGGTGTGTACGTGATCGGGTTCTCCTACCCGGTCGTCCCGCAGGGCGCGGCCCGTATCCGCGTCCAGCTCTCCGCCGCGCACTCCACGGCGGATGTGAACCGCGCCGTGGACGCGTTCGTCGACGCGCGGGCCGCGCTGGGGGAGTAG
- a CDS encoding MFS transporter codes for MPPGPWRDGDFRRLWVGQTASQLGEHASLVVLPLIAVLTLDTDAGRLGVLRAVGQAPILLLSLFVGAWVDRWRTRTVMALADLGRALALGGAAVAGLLGGLGLPALFMVAFAVGALSVFFDVAYQTSLVRLVKRDQLVRGNSALEGSRSAAQIGGPALGGMLVSLLSAPIAAAAGALFFALSFLSIRRIRRHESVPRRPERSPRVRRRILEGLRFVVGNASLRAVGLASGAFQFSFAAMMTVHLLFLTRELHLSGTAVGLTLAATGPGAILGSLLAARLPGRFGHGTVLISAAALGDGVMLCVPALHGASAVTIPALVAVNFVFGTFGQLVNVTVMAVRQAVTPDGMQGRAVASITFVGMGLTPLGSLLGGFLAQEWGLRAGLLVTATGMMLSPLLMALSPLARLGRTLPAPQGT; via the coding sequence GTGCCGCCAGGTCCGTGGCGGGACGGCGACTTCCGCAGACTCTGGGTGGGCCAGACGGCCTCCCAGCTCGGCGAGCACGCCAGCCTGGTGGTCCTGCCGCTGATCGCCGTACTGACGCTCGACACCGATGCCGGCCGGCTGGGCGTCCTCCGCGCGGTGGGACAGGCACCGATCCTGCTGCTCTCGCTCTTCGTCGGCGCGTGGGTGGACAGATGGCGGACCCGCACTGTGATGGCACTGGCGGACCTCGGCCGCGCCCTCGCGCTGGGCGGAGCCGCCGTGGCCGGCCTCCTGGGCGGACTCGGCCTGCCGGCTCTGTTCATGGTTGCCTTCGCCGTCGGGGCCCTGTCCGTGTTCTTCGACGTGGCCTACCAGACGTCTCTCGTACGACTGGTGAAACGTGATCAGCTGGTGCGAGGAAACAGCGCACTCGAAGGCAGCCGGTCCGCGGCCCAGATCGGGGGCCCCGCCCTGGGCGGCATGCTGGTGTCGCTGCTGTCGGCACCGATCGCCGCCGCGGCCGGTGCGCTGTTCTTCGCGCTGTCGTTCCTGTCGATCAGGCGGATCCGCCGCCACGAGTCGGTCCCGCGACGGCCGGAACGCTCTCCTCGGGTCCGGCGGCGGATCCTTGAGGGCCTCCGCTTCGTCGTCGGTAACGCCTCACTGCGGGCCGTGGGCCTCGCCTCGGGTGCCTTCCAGTTCTCCTTCGCGGCCATGATGACCGTCCATCTGCTCTTCCTGACCCGGGAACTGCACCTGTCGGGCACCGCCGTCGGGCTGACGCTCGCGGCGACGGGACCGGGCGCGATCCTGGGCTCGCTGCTCGCGGCCCGCCTCCCCGGCCGGTTCGGTCACGGCACGGTGCTCATCTCCGCGGCGGCACTCGGCGACGGCGTGATGCTGTGCGTGCCCGCGCTGCACGGCGCCTCGGCGGTGACGATCCCCGCCCTGGTCGCGGTCAACTTCGTGTTCGGCACCTTCGGCCAGCTGGTGAACGTCACGGTCATGGCCGTCCGGCAGGCCGTCACTCCGGACGGGATGCAGGGCCGCGCGGTCGCCTCCATCACGTTCGTCGGCATGGGACTGACCCCGCTCGGCTCACTGCTCGGCGGCTTCCTCGCGCAGGAGTGGGGTCTGCGCGCCGGCCTCCTGGTGACAGCCACCGGCATGATGCTGTCCCCGCTGCTGATGGCCCTCTCCCCGCTCGCCCGCCTGGGACGAACGCTGCCGGCCCCGCAGGGCACGTAA
- a CDS encoding nucleoside/nucleotide kinase family protein: MDITDLTGLTARALRLAVPGHRRILGIAGPPGAGKSTLAAQLVDALDGLAVLVPMDGFHLARAELERLGRAGRKGAPDTFDAAGYAALLRRLRHPEPETTVYAPAFDRALEEPIAGAVPVPPDVPLVVTEGNYLLHDEGAWAPVRGLLDEAWFLELDPDLRVRRLVDRHVRFGKPRPYAERWVAESDEINARLIERGRPRAGLLVRLHPEVRLHPET, from the coding sequence ATGGACATCACCGACCTCACCGGGCTGACGGCCCGCGCTCTGCGCCTCGCCGTCCCCGGACACCGCCGCATCCTTGGCATCGCGGGCCCGCCCGGAGCCGGAAAGTCCACCCTGGCCGCACAACTCGTCGATGCCCTCGACGGGCTCGCCGTCCTCGTCCCCATGGACGGCTTCCACCTCGCCCGGGCCGAGTTGGAACGGCTCGGCCGCGCCGGGCGCAAGGGAGCCCCCGACACCTTCGACGCCGCCGGATACGCGGCCCTGCTCCGGCGCCTGCGCCACCCGGAACCGGAAACCACCGTGTACGCCCCCGCCTTCGACCGCGCCCTGGAGGAGCCGATCGCCGGGGCCGTCCCCGTACCCCCGGACGTCCCGCTGGTCGTGACCGAGGGCAATTACCTCCTGCACGACGAAGGGGCCTGGGCGCCCGTGCGCGGGCTGCTGGACGAGGCGTGGTTCCTGGAACTCGACCCGGACCTGCGGGTGCGCCGCCTCGTCGACCGGCATGTGCGGTTCGGCAAGCCGCGGCCGTACGCGGAGCGCTGGGTGGCCGAGTCCGACGAGATCAACGCGCGCCTGATCGAGCGGGGCCGCCCCCGCGCCGGTCTTCTCGTACGGCTGCACCCGGAAGTACGGCTGCACCCGGAAACCTGA
- the treZ gene encoding malto-oligosyltrehalose trehalohydrolase, whose amino-acid sequence MLFEVWAPVADLVGLRLAGALRAMERDPARDGWWTAEAEASDGDRYGFVLTGGGSGSGGADGTVLPDPRSRRQPDGPDGESAVVDHSAYAWRNEWAGRGLAGAVLYELHIGTYTHEGTFDAAAARLGHLAELGITHVSLMPVCPFPGTHGWGYEGVSLWAVHEPYGGPEGLKRFVDTAHGLGLAVVLDVVHNHLGPSGNYLPAFGPYFTETHHTPWGAAVNLDAPGSDEVRAYLLGSALAWLRDYRLDGLRLDAVHALADTRALTFLEELSTATDALAAELGRPLSLIAESDLCDPRTTTPRESGGTGLHAQWNDDFHHALHTALTGESQGYYEDFAAAPLAALAKTVTSAFFHNGTYSSFRGRSHGRPVDIVRTPAHRFVGYAQTHDQIGNRALGDRLSATLSPGLLACAAALVLTGPFTPMLFMGEEWGARTPWQFFTDHTDPALAEAVRSGRRREFAAHGWAGEDIPDPQDPATRNRSCLDWSEPAQEPHARLHAWYRELIALRRTLPDLSDPDLASVRTAHDEQARWLAYRRGDLRIAVNLDEKPATIALGGGRRRGGAGRVVAAWERVEVPGRDGLLHLPPESCVVLADD is encoded by the coding sequence ATGCTGTTCGAGGTATGGGCACCGGTTGCGGACTTGGTCGGACTGCGGCTGGCGGGTGCGCTGCGGGCCATGGAGCGTGATCCCGCGCGGGACGGGTGGTGGACGGCCGAGGCGGAGGCGTCGGACGGGGACCGCTACGGCTTCGTGCTGACGGGGGGTGGGAGCGGGAGCGGCGGGGCCGATGGGACCGTGCTGCCCGATCCGCGCTCGCGCCGCCAGCCGGACGGGCCGGACGGCGAGAGCGCCGTCGTCGACCATTCGGCGTACGCCTGGCGCAACGAATGGGCGGGCCGCGGGCTGGCGGGCGCCGTCCTGTACGAGCTGCACATCGGTACGTACACCCACGAGGGCACCTTCGACGCCGCGGCGGCCCGGCTCGGCCATCTCGCCGAGCTGGGCATCACCCATGTGTCGCTGATGCCGGTCTGCCCCTTTCCCGGCACCCACGGTTGGGGGTACGAGGGGGTGTCGCTCTGGGCCGTGCACGAGCCGTACGGCGGCCCGGAGGGGCTCAAGCGCTTTGTCGACACGGCGCACGGTCTCGGGCTCGCCGTCGTCCTGGACGTGGTCCACAACCACCTGGGCCCGTCCGGCAATTACCTCCCGGCCTTCGGCCCGTACTTCACCGAGACCCACCACACGCCGTGGGGCGCGGCGGTCAACCTGGACGCGCCGGGTTCGGACGAGGTGCGGGCGTATCTGCTGGGCAGCGCGCTCGCCTGGCTGCGGGACTACCGGCTGGACGGGCTGCGGCTGGACGCGGTCCATGCCCTGGCCGACACCCGGGCGCTGACGTTCCTGGAGGAGCTGTCCACGGCGACCGACGCGCTCGCCGCCGAACTCGGCCGTCCGCTCTCACTGATCGCCGAGTCCGACCTCTGCGATCCGCGGACCACGACACCGCGCGAATCGGGCGGCACCGGACTGCACGCCCAGTGGAACGACGACTTCCACCACGCTCTGCACACCGCGCTGACCGGTGAGTCCCAGGGCTATTACGAGGACTTCGCCGCCGCCCCGCTGGCCGCCCTCGCCAAGACCGTGACCAGCGCGTTCTTCCACAACGGTACGTACTCCAGCTTCCGCGGCCGCAGCCACGGCCGCCCCGTCGACATCGTCCGCACCCCGGCCCACCGCTTCGTCGGCTACGCCCAGACCCATGACCAGATCGGCAACCGGGCCCTGGGCGACCGGCTCTCCGCCACCCTCTCCCCCGGACTGCTGGCCTGCGCCGCGGCCCTCGTACTGACAGGGCCCTTCACCCCGATGCTGTTCATGGGCGAGGAGTGGGGCGCCCGCACCCCCTGGCAGTTCTTCACCGACCACACCGACCCCGCACTCGCCGAGGCCGTCCGGAGCGGCAGACGCCGGGAGTTCGCGGCGCACGGCTGGGCCGGGGAGGACATTCCGGACCCGCAGGACCCTGCCACCCGGAACCGTTCCTGTCTGGACTGGAGCGAACCGGCACAGGAGCCACACGCCCGTCTGCACGCCTGGTACCGCGAGCTGATCGCACTGCGCCGTACTCTGCCCGACCTCTCCGACCCCGACCTGGCCTCGGTGCGCACCGCCCACGACGAGCAGGCGCGCTGGCTGGCGTACCGCAGGGGCGATCTGCGGATCGCCGTCAACCTCGACGAGAAACCGGCCACGATCGCGCTGGGCGGCGGCCGTCGCCGGGGCGGCGCGGGCAGGGTGGTGGCCGCGTGGGAGCGGGTGGAGGTCCCGGGCCGCGACGGGCTGCTGCATCTGCCCCCGGAGTCCTGCGTGGTTCTGGCCGACGACTGA
- a CDS encoding GH1 family beta-glucosidase → MTVPSFPPGFLWGASASAFQTEGASDTDGKGPSGWDAFAAQPGRIKDGTDTTRGTGFHRRYREDIALLAGLGADAFRFSVSWPRVVPGGSGAVNPQGLDFYDRLVDELCVHGITPAPTLYHWDTPLPLEEVGGWLNRDTAYRFAEYAGIVAERLADRVPMWITINEPAEVTLLGYALGEHAPGRTLLFDALPAAHHQLLAHGLAVRALRGAGADNIGVAVSHTPVWTAGDTDEDRLGAELYDTITNWMFADPILTGRYPDENFAALMPGPVGDDLSTISTPLDWYGVNYYSPTLVGAPGAEALDSFSGFGMPTGLPFGIREIEGYEKTDFGWPVVPDGLRETLVQLDGRYGDRLPPLYITENGCAVDEPARDTRRISYLEGHLKALRTAIDAGIDVRGYFTWSLTDNIEWTEGAGKRFGLVHIDYETLRRTPKDSYIWYRDLIRTQKTGSGSGSGADTGSGGSAH, encoded by the coding sequence ATGACTGTGCCGTCGTTCCCGCCCGGCTTCCTCTGGGGAGCCTCCGCCTCCGCTTTCCAGACCGAAGGGGCGTCCGACACCGACGGCAAGGGCCCCTCCGGCTGGGACGCCTTCGCCGCTCAGCCCGGACGGATCAAGGACGGCACCGACACCACCCGCGGAACCGGCTTCCACCGGCGCTACCGCGAGGACATCGCCCTCCTGGCCGGACTCGGCGCCGACGCCTTCCGCTTCTCCGTCAGCTGGCCGCGCGTGGTGCCCGGCGGCAGCGGAGCCGTCAACCCGCAGGGGCTCGACTTCTACGACCGCCTCGTCGACGAACTCTGCGTCCACGGCATCACCCCGGCCCCCACCCTCTACCACTGGGACACCCCGCTCCCGCTGGAGGAGGTGGGCGGCTGGCTCAACCGGGACACGGCCTACCGCTTCGCCGAGTACGCGGGCATCGTCGCCGAGCGCCTCGCCGATCGCGTACCGATGTGGATCACCATCAACGAACCGGCCGAGGTGACGCTGCTCGGCTACGCGCTCGGCGAGCACGCACCGGGCCGCACCCTCCTCTTCGACGCCCTGCCCGCCGCCCACCACCAACTCCTCGCCCACGGCCTGGCCGTGCGCGCGCTGCGCGGCGCGGGCGCGGACAACATCGGCGTCGCCGTCTCGCACACCCCCGTCTGGACCGCAGGGGACACCGACGAGGACCGCCTGGGCGCGGAGCTGTACGACACGATCACCAACTGGATGTTCGCCGACCCGATCCTCACCGGCCGCTACCCCGACGAGAACTTCGCCGCGCTGATGCCCGGCCCGGTCGGGGACGACCTGTCGACCATCTCCACCCCGCTCGACTGGTACGGAGTCAACTACTACAGCCCCACCCTCGTCGGAGCCCCCGGCGCGGAGGCCCTGGACTCCTTCTCCGGCTTCGGGATGCCCACCGGACTCCCCTTCGGCATCCGGGAGATAGAGGGCTACGAGAAGACCGACTTCGGCTGGCCCGTCGTCCCCGACGGCCTGCGCGAAACCCTCGTACAGCTCGACGGCCGCTACGGCGACCGCCTCCCGCCGCTCTACATCACCGAGAACGGCTGCGCGGTCGACGAGCCGGCCAGGGACACCCGCCGGATCTCCTACCTCGAAGGACATCTGAAGGCCCTGCGGACGGCGATCGACGCGGGCATCGACGTGCGCGGCTACTTCACCTGGTCGCTCACCGACAACATCGAGTGGACCGAGGGCGCAGGCAAGCGGTTCGGCCTGGTCCACATCGACTACGAGACACTGCGCCGGACGCCCAAGGACTCGTACATCTGGTACCGCGACCTGATCCGTACACAGAAGACCGGCTCCGGCTCCGGCTCCGGCGCCGACACCGGCTCCGGCGGATCAGCCCACTGA
- a CDS encoding IS3 family transposase: MCRFIDAEKAAEDNPGGYSVSLLCRVAGLNRSTCCSWLAARPAVAGRRRAEDELAEEIREINAASRGAYGAPRVHAALRRGGRAINRKKVGRIMRERDIRGVTRRKRRHLTKQDTRAAPAPDLIGRDFTSAVPGTKLVGDITYLPTIEGWWYLATVIDLATREVIGYAMADHHRAGLVTDALRMAAALGGLQPDCIMHADRGSEYTGSEFRREIRKLNLRQSMGRTGICYDNAAAESFFGLLKAEIGTTVWESREAARADVFRFIEVEYNRTRLRKHPEFGYLTPLETRARLQQDFTPAA; this comes from the coding sequence TTGTGCCGCTTCATCGACGCGGAGAAGGCCGCCGAGGACAACCCCGGCGGCTACAGCGTCAGTCTGCTGTGCCGGGTCGCGGGCCTGAACCGCTCCACCTGCTGCTCCTGGCTCGCCGCTCGGCCGGCGGTCGCCGGGCGTCGGCGTGCCGAGGACGAACTCGCCGAGGAGATACGGGAGATTAACGCCGCTTCGCGCGGCGCGTACGGTGCCCCGCGCGTCCACGCCGCGCTGCGGCGAGGGGGCCGTGCGATCAACCGGAAGAAGGTCGGGCGGATCATGCGCGAGCGTGACATCCGTGGCGTCACCCGCCGCAAGCGCCGCCATCTGACGAAGCAGGACACCAGGGCCGCCCCGGCCCCGGACCTGATCGGCCGCGACTTCACCTCGGCCGTACCCGGCACGAAGCTTGTCGGGGACATCACGTACCTGCCGACGATCGAGGGCTGGTGGTATCTGGCGACGGTCATCGACCTGGCGACACGCGAGGTGATCGGGTACGCGATGGCCGACCATCACCGCGCCGGGCTGGTCACCGACGCACTGCGGATGGCTGCGGCCCTCGGCGGCCTGCAGCCTGACTGCATCATGCACGCCGATCGCGGCAGCGAGTACACGGGCAGCGAATTCCGCCGTGAAATAAGGAAGTTGAACCTGAGGCAGAGCATGGGGCGAACCGGTATATGTTATGATAATGCCGCAGCCGAGAGCTTTTTCGGACTGCTGAAAGCGGAGATCGGCACCACGGTCTGGGAGAGCCGCGAAGCGGCCCGCGCCGATGTCTTCCGCTTCATCGAGGTCGAGTACAACCGCACCAGGCTCCGCAAACACCCCGAGTTCGGGTACCTCACCCCACTCGAAACCCGAGCCAGGCTGCAACAAGACTTCACCCCCGCAGCGTAA